From a single Candidatus Hydrogenedentota bacterium genomic region:
- the gatC gene encoding Asp-tRNA(Asn)/Glu-tRNA(Gln) amidotransferase subunit GatC codes for MKKVSKEDVTRLASLAQFQLDDAATEVLAEELNDIFAYMDKLNALNTDDVPATINGLDLHNVLREDKAETTLSRDDALMNAPLDDGEYFLVPKILEGEDGA; via the coding sequence ATGAAAAAAGTATCTAAGGAAGATGTAACCAGACTGGCAAGTTTGGCGCAATTCCAACTGGACGACGCCGCTACCGAAGTACTTGCCGAAGAACTGAACGATATTTTCGCGTATATGGACAAATTAAATGCCTTAAATACGGACGATGTCCCAGCCACGATCAACGGACTCGACCTACATAACGTGCTCCGCGAGGATAAAGCGGAAACGACGCTCAGCCGCGACGACGCGCTGATGAACGCTCCTCTTGATGATGGCGAATATTTTCTTGTACCGAAAATTCTGGAAGGAGAGGATGGAGCATGA